A genomic stretch from Hydrogenimonas urashimensis includes:
- a CDS encoding NuoI/complex I 23 kDa subunit family protein, translating to MTKRIKTVPRFGESKKEKVYLPAILEGLKVTVRHLARNLSDINSVETLEYPEEQPTDITPRYRGLHRLTHREDGSIRCVACFMCATACPAQCIHIVATERDDGIEEKMPARFAIDTLECIFCGYCVEACPCDAIRMDTGIFSVTGKNREDFVLEKEQLLAHTCAFGEDTSRA from the coding sequence ATGACTAAGAGAATCAAAACCGTTCCACGCTTCGGAGAAAGCAAAAAAGAGAAGGTATATCTGCCCGCCATCTTGGAGGGATTGAAGGTGACCGTCCGCCATCTGGCGCGTAACCTTTCCGATATCAACAGCGTTGAGACATTGGAATATCCCGAAGAGCAACCGACGGATATCACCCCCCGATACCGCGGCCTGCATCGCCTGACCCATCGGGAAGACGGCTCGATCCGGTGTGTGGCCTGTTTCATGTGCGCTACCGCCTGTCCGGCGCAGTGCATTCACATCGTGGCCACCGAAAGAGACGACGGTATCGAGGAAAAGATGCCCGCACGCTTCGCCATCGACACGCTGGAGTGCATCTTCTGCGGTTATTGCGTCGAGGCATGCCCCTGCGACGCGATACGGATGGATACCGGCATCTTTTCGGTTACCGGTAAAAATCGTGAGGATTTCGTTTTGGAAAAAGAGCAATTGCTCGCCCATACATGCGCATTCGGGGAGGATACCAGCCGTGCCTGA
- a CDS encoding complex I subunit 1/NuoH family protein produces MSTVAIVVTLVTIVLAALLALLMIPVLVWLERRVCGLIQDRLGPNRTNLFGFRLGGVVQSFADVIKLVVKEEYYPAHIGKGRWIFILAPMITFAAALLAFMVIPFADDLIIEGERMRIQALPVDYGILWYLAIGSVGVIGMVFGGWLSHNKYSLLGAMRAASQMVSYELALGLGIISMILTYGTIDFNAMVHWQSGTVLGFLPAWGVLVQPLAAIVVIVALFVETNRAPFSVAEGESEIVAGFFTEYTAMKFAMYFMGEYVAMNTASAVIITMFFGGYQLPWVSTQTLLVHFPAFAWVILLLLPPAVWLFIQWMKKNNTVRPTVSTDWGRHFETKVLTRVLIGMTAVIELILIYISLLPEGSVGTAIAVTLLQIAVFVVKLMAFNIFFIVVRWTLPRFRYDQVQWLGWHGLLPLSLLNIFITAIVVVGAAS; encoded by the coding sequence ATGAGCACTGTAGCCATTGTCGTGACACTCGTGACTATCGTACTGGCGGCGCTCCTTGCGCTTTTGATGATTCCGGTGCTTGTCTGGCTGGAGAGGCGCGTCTGCGGACTCATACAAGACCGCCTGGGACCGAACCGTACCAATCTTTTCGGCTTTCGTCTGGGCGGCGTGGTCCAATCCTTCGCCGATGTCATAAAACTGGTGGTCAAAGAGGAGTACTATCCCGCCCATATCGGCAAAGGGCGCTGGATTTTCATCCTAGCGCCGATGATCACCTTCGCCGCGGCGCTGTTGGCCTTTATGGTGATTCCCTTCGCTGACGACCTGATCATTGAGGGAGAACGGATGCGCATCCAGGCGCTACCGGTGGATTACGGCATCCTGTGGTATCTGGCCATCGGTTCCGTGGGTGTTATAGGCATGGTGTTCGGCGGATGGCTCAGTCACAACAAATACTCCCTGCTGGGCGCCATGCGGGCCGCCTCCCAGATGGTCAGTTACGAACTGGCGCTGGGGCTGGGAATTATCAGCATGATACTCACCTACGGCACGATCGATTTCAATGCGATGGTCCACTGGCAAAGCGGAACGGTATTGGGCTTTCTGCCTGCCTGGGGAGTACTGGTGCAGCCGCTGGCCGCCATCGTCGTCATCGTCGCGCTGTTTGTGGAGACCAATCGGGCGCCCTTCAGTGTCGCCGAAGGGGAGAGTGAAATCGTCGCAGGGTTTTTCACCGAATATACGGCGATGAAGTTCGCCATGTACTTCATGGGTGAATATGTGGCGATGAATACGGCCAGCGCCGTCATCATCACGATGTTTTTCGGCGGATACCAGCTCCCCTGGGTATCCACACAGACACTGCTGGTTCACTTCCCGGCTTTTGCATGGGTGATTCTCCTGCTGCTTCCCCCCGCTGTCTGGCTCTTCATCCAATGGATGAAGAAGAACAATACGGTGCGTCCCACCGTCTCCACCGACTGGGGACGCCACTTCGAAACGAAGGTACTGACGCGTGTGCTCATCGGCATGACGGCAGTCATCGAATTGATATTAATCTATATCAGCCTGCTTCCGGAAGGTTCCGTGGGCACGGCGATCGCCGTCACCCTTTTGCAGATTGCCGTTTTCGTGGTGAAACTGATGGCGTTCAACATCTTTTTCATTGTGGTCCGCTGGACGCTGCCGCGCTTTCGGTACGACCAGGTGCAGTGGCTCGGTTGGCACGGCCTTCTGCCGCTTTCGCTTCTGAACATATTTATCACCGCCATCGTCGTCGTAGGAGCCGCATCATGA
- a CDS encoding 2Fe-2S iron-sulfur cluster-binding protein produces the protein MSKKVKFTVDGKIIEAEEGAILLQVLLEHGFNIPYYCYHEALGPDGNCRMCMVEIEGKKRPQISCDTFVEEGLVVRTDTENIRKVRRGILELQLINHPVDCPICDQAGECSLQDYYMDYGLYHGKVDKAKKLHFKKHLDLGANVMLDQERCVLCQRCTRFTSNITKTNELGIVRRGDLSRVDTMPGRKLHNGYAMNIVDLCPVGALTSKDFRFQQRVWFLTSTPSVCHGCAKGCNIFIDHARLKYQDDTIYRFRPRKNPDINGHFICDAGRLGYKRLQHGRLKEALSESGPIGFEEAEARLKTLLEAHNGPIVVLADANLFTEELEMIRIFSNEIGAALHAPLESYIDDEFKDDWLKQPMRAANARGVERLAIDTTMPEVEEGVLLINFNHPAADTLDVKRRIDFLTHRPKRESGTLLTLPIAVWSETAGTLVNVDGIAQRCEQAIFPNEPVPTVLRWLEAFDLGERCVV, from the coding sequence ATGAGCAAAAAGGTGAAATTCACGGTCGACGGAAAAATCATCGAAGCGGAAGAGGGCGCCATACTGCTGCAGGTGCTGCTCGAGCATGGTTTCAACATCCCCTACTACTGTTACCACGAAGCGCTGGGGCCCGACGGCAACTGCCGCATGTGCATGGTGGAGATCGAAGGGAAAAAGCGCCCCCAGATCTCCTGCGACACTTTCGTGGAAGAGGGGCTGGTGGTACGAACTGATACCGAAAACATACGGAAGGTCCGTCGCGGCATTCTGGAGCTGCAGCTTATCAACCACCCGGTAGACTGCCCCATCTGCGACCAGGCGGGGGAGTGCTCGCTTCAGGATTACTACATGGACTACGGCCTCTACCACGGAAAGGTCGACAAGGCAAAGAAACTCCACTTCAAGAAGCATCTGGACCTGGGTGCCAACGTGATGCTCGACCAGGAGCGGTGCGTGCTCTGTCAGCGTTGCACCCGCTTTACGTCGAACATCACCAAAACCAACGAACTGGGCATCGTCCGGCGCGGCGATCTTTCCCGTGTCGATACGATGCCGGGGCGCAAGCTGCACAACGGGTATGCCATGAATATCGTCGACCTCTGTCCCGTTGGCGCGTTGACGAGCAAAGATTTCCGTTTTCAGCAGCGTGTCTGGTTTCTGACCTCCACACCCTCTGTCTGCCACGGCTGCGCCAAAGGGTGCAACATCTTCATCGACCATGCCAGACTGAAATACCAGGACGATACGATCTACCGCTTCCGTCCGCGGAAAAATCCCGACATCAACGGCCACTTCATCTGCGACGCGGGACGCCTTGGTTACAAAAGGCTGCAGCACGGGCGTTTGAAAGAGGCTCTTTCTGAAAGTGGGCCGATCGGTTTCGAGGAGGCGGAAGCACGTTTGAAAACGCTTCTTGAAGCCCATAACGGCCCCATCGTCGTGCTGGCCGACGCCAATCTCTTTACCGAAGAGCTGGAGATGATCAGGATCTTTTCCAACGAAATCGGCGCGGCGCTCCATGCGCCTTTGGAAAGCTATATCGACGACGAATTCAAAGACGACTGGCTCAAACAACCGATGCGCGCTGCCAACGCCAGAGGTGTGGAACGACTGGCTATCGATACCACGATGCCGGAAGTGGAAGAGGGGGTACTGCTCATAAACTTCAACCATCCGGCGGCGGATACCCTCGATGTCAAGCGGCGTATCGACTTTCTCACCCACCGGCCCAAAAGAGAGAGCGGAACACTCCTGACGCTGCCTATCGCCGTATGGAGCGAAACCGCCGGCACGCTTGTAAATGTCGATGGCATCGCACAGCGGTGCGAACAGGCGATTTTCCCCAACGAACCGGTGCCGACGGTGCTTCGGTGGCTCGAAGCCTTCGATCTGGGTGAAAGGTGTGTGGTATGA
- the nuoF gene encoding NADH-quinone oxidoreductase subunit NuoF — MNGVVGGDPAVREVKIVSRRFDLPDSHRLEVALEHGAYKAVEKAFANGAKWVMDEIEASGLRGKGGGGALACGKWKLTAEHPDPVKILTVNCDESEPGTFKDRQVITKDPHLLIEGIILTCYAIGAHDAYIYIRGEYHTFQKVLQRAVDEAYEAEILGEKVMGHGYRVDVTIHRGAGAYICGEKSALLESMEGKRGHPRLKPHKKEPEWYFGKPTLVNNVETIATVPFIVEQGAEAYRAFGTEKSPGAMLFALSGHVNRPGVYEAEFGTPMWRYIEHFGGGVKDGKRLKAVIPGGASTPILTAEEVMEAKLDYESMRSMGSSLGTGGMIVMDESVDMVAALKNLLEFYHHESCGQCTPCREGTGWVDAIVASVLAGEGGKEDIDKLLDIAWTMNGKTICVFAPAVSGVIDGFVTKFRSEFVAYLRNVK, encoded by the coding sequence ATGAATGGGGTTGTCGGTGGTGATCCTGCTGTGCGTGAAGTGAAAATCGTGAGTCGGCGGTTCGACCTGCCGGATAGCCACAGGCTGGAAGTGGCGTTGGAACATGGGGCCTACAAAGCCGTCGAGAAAGCCTTCGCCAATGGAGCGAAATGGGTGATGGACGAAATTGAAGCCAGTGGTCTGAGGGGCAAGGGGGGCGGCGGGGCACTCGCCTGCGGCAAGTGGAAACTGACGGCGGAGCATCCCGACCCCGTCAAAATTCTCACTGTCAACTGCGACGAGAGCGAGCCGGGAACCTTCAAAGACCGCCAGGTCATCACGAAAGATCCCCACCTGTTGATCGAAGGGATCATTCTCACCTGTTACGCCATTGGTGCCCACGACGCCTACATCTACATACGCGGCGAATACCATACGTTTCAAAAAGTGCTGCAGCGCGCCGTTGACGAAGCCTACGAAGCGGAGATTCTGGGAGAGAAGGTCATGGGGCACGGCTACCGGGTCGACGTGACGATTCATCGGGGTGCCGGAGCCTATATCTGCGGGGAGAAATCGGCACTTTTGGAGTCGATGGAGGGCAAACGGGGTCACCCCCGTCTCAAACCCCACAAAAAAGAGCCGGAGTGGTATTTTGGCAAACCCACACTGGTGAACAATGTGGAGACGATCGCGACGGTTCCGTTCATTGTCGAGCAGGGGGCGGAGGCCTACCGCGCTTTCGGTACCGAAAAGAGTCCCGGAGCGATGCTCTTCGCCCTGAGCGGCCATGTGAACCGTCCCGGTGTCTACGAAGCGGAATTCGGTACACCGATGTGGCGGTATATCGAACATTTTGGCGGCGGTGTCAAAGACGGCAAACGGCTCAAAGCGGTCATTCCCGGCGGCGCTTCCACTCCGATTTTGACGGCAGAAGAGGTTATGGAAGCGAAACTCGACTACGAAAGCATGCGGTCCATGGGCTCCTCTTTGGGAACCGGGGGGATGATCGTGATGGACGAGAGTGTCGATATGGTCGCCGCTCTCAAAAATCTGCTGGAGTTCTACCATCACGAATCGTGTGGCCAGTGTACCCCGTGCCGGGAGGGGACCGGTTGGGTGGATGCCATCGTCGCATCGGTGCTTGCCGGAGAGGGCGGCAAAGAGGATATCGACAAACTCCTCGACATTGCCTGGACGATGAACGGCAAGACTATCTGCGTCTTCGCACCGGCCGTTTCCGGCGTCATCGACGGTTTCGTCACCAAATTCAGAAGCGAATTCGTAGCCTATTTGAGGAACGTGAAATGA
- the nuoE gene encoding NADH-quinone oxidoreductase subunit NuoE has translation MSFQWKKESLEALDALAERYPSKEALMLPALWKVMEQEGVISMDAIDAVAEYLGVPPMKVYGVATFYTMFHLEPVGTYHIQLCKTLSCALCGKGEILEHLKERLGIDVGETTTDGRFTLSQVECLGSCGTAPVMQINDTLYENLTPMKVDEILEGLE, from the coding sequence ATGAGTTTTCAATGGAAAAAGGAGTCCCTCGAAGCGCTGGATGCGCTGGCGGAGCGCTACCCGAGCAAAGAGGCGCTGATGCTGCCGGCACTGTGGAAGGTGATGGAGCAGGAGGGTGTGATTTCGATGGATGCCATCGACGCCGTGGCAGAGTATCTGGGGGTACCTCCGATGAAGGTATATGGGGTAGCGACCTTCTATACGATGTTTCATCTCGAACCGGTGGGAACCTACCATATCCAGCTATGCAAGACGCTCTCTTGTGCGTTGTGCGGAAAAGGGGAAATTCTGGAACATTTGAAAGAGCGGCTGGGCATCGATGTGGGGGAGACGACGACAGACGGGCGGTTCACTCTTTCGCAGGTGGAGTGCCTGGGCTCCTGCGGCACGGCGCCTGTGATGCAGATCAACGATACGCTGTACGAAAATCTCACCCCCATGAAGGTGGACGAGATACTGGAGGGGTTGGAATGA
- the nuoD gene encoding NADH dehydrogenase (quinone) subunit D: MKTLPAISVEAETLFRTVKHLKEISGYAMLLDVTAVDNLKLARPPKTRFELIYLFRHRDFTRTLALKVPVPDPKTGVASITPLYLAADWLEREVYDQYGIRFQNHPTLKRILNHLQFVGHPLRKDYPITQGQYCTQTQDMLDELGPRAASKGYDLQRDNLMVLNLGPSHPASHGTIRTIVALDGERIVAGASEIGYLHRGFEKSCENHTYNQIIPYTDRLNYCSALMNNIGFAKAVEDMLGLTLPDRAIFIRVVLAELSRIIDHLVCLAAGLLDMGAQTNYWYLFNPRNDAYDFLSKLTGARLTNSFMRIGGMAHDLYEGWREDLEDVLKKVRKGIDETLRMTQHNRIFNERVQNISPVSAEDAISWGFTGPNLRASGVAYDLRFADPYYYYDQFDFDMVVGSVGDTHDRMMVRFEEMLQSIRIIEQAVKAMPEGPVNVDDRAVTLPPKEEVYRTIEGTMNQFKLIFEGVRVPAGEHYGATEAANGELGFYIVSDGSGTPYRVKVRAPSFLHMQAYPRIIEEYQVADAIMTLGSLNIIAGEMDR, from the coding sequence ATGAAAACACTCCCGGCGATTTCGGTCGAAGCCGAAACACTTTTTCGGACAGTAAAGCACCTCAAAGAGATCAGCGGGTACGCGATGCTGCTGGACGTGACGGCGGTGGACAACCTGAAACTGGCCAGACCTCCGAAAACCCGCTTCGAGCTTATCTACCTCTTTCGCCACAGGGATTTTACAAGAACGCTGGCGCTCAAAGTACCGGTGCCCGATCCCAAGACCGGTGTCGCGTCGATCACGCCCCTCTATCTCGCGGCCGATTGGCTGGAGCGGGAGGTGTACGACCAGTACGGCATTCGCTTCCAAAACCATCCGACGTTGAAGCGGATTTTGAACCACCTGCAGTTCGTTGGCCATCCCCTGCGCAAAGATTACCCCATCACCCAGGGGCAGTACTGCACGCAAACCCAGGACATGTTGGACGAGCTTGGCCCCCGGGCCGCATCGAAAGGATACGACCTGCAGCGGGACAACCTGATGGTGCTCAACCTCGGCCCCTCCCATCCCGCCAGCCACGGCACCATCCGTACCATCGTGGCCCTGGACGGGGAGCGTATCGTGGCGGGTGCGAGCGAAATCGGCTACCTGCACCGGGGATTCGAAAAGAGCTGCGAAAACCACACCTACAATCAGATCATCCCCTACACCGACCGGCTCAACTACTGTTCGGCGCTGATGAACAATATAGGCTTCGCCAAAGCCGTGGAGGATATGCTGGGTCTCACGCTGCCCGATCGCGCCATATTCATTCGGGTCGTTCTGGCGGAACTTTCGCGCATCATCGACCATCTGGTCTGTCTGGCGGCGGGGCTTCTGGACATGGGGGCGCAGACCAACTACTGGTATCTTTTCAACCCCCGCAACGACGCCTACGATTTCCTAAGCAAACTGACCGGGGCGCGGTTGACCAACAGTTTCATGCGCATCGGCGGTATGGCCCACGACCTCTACGAGGGCTGGCGGGAGGACCTGGAGGATGTTCTCAAAAAGGTGCGCAAAGGGATCGACGAGACGCTGAGGATGACGCAGCACAACCGCATCTTCAACGAACGGGTGCAGAACATTTCGCCCGTTTCCGCCGAAGATGCGATAAGCTGGGGGTTCACCGGTCCCAACCTTCGTGCCAGCGGGGTCGCGTACGACCTGCGCTTCGCCGACCCCTACTACTATTACGACCAGTTCGATTTCGACATGGTCGTCGGCAGTGTCGGAGACACCCACGACAGGATGATGGTGCGCTTCGAAGAGATGCTACAGAGCATCCGCATTATCGAACAGGCGGTCAAAGCGATGCCCGAAGGCCCCGTCAACGTGGATGACCGGGCCGTAACGCTTCCGCCCAAAGAAGAAGTCTACCGTACCATCGAGGGAACGATGAACCAGTTCAAACTGATTTTCGAAGGGGTGAGAGTGCCGGCGGGCGAACATTACGGCGCTACCGAAGCGGCAAACGGGGAGTTGGGCTTTTATATCGTCAGCGACGGCAGCGGTACGCCCTACAGGGTGAAGGTGCGCGCGCCCAGTTTTCTGCATATGCAGGCCTATCCCAGAATCATCGAGGAGTATCAGGTGGCCGACGCCATCATGACACTGGGAAGCCTGAACATCATCGCCGGGGAGATGGATCGATGA
- a CDS encoding NADH-quinone oxidoreductase subunit B, with protein MDLTAQKLIDQNMLGDSVITTRIDAVIDWGRQSSLWPFVFGTACCAIEFMATAASRYDIARFGAEVLRFSPRHADLLVVAGTVSYKQAPILKQIYDQMPEPRWVISMGACASSGGFYDNYTTLQGIDEIVPVDVYIAGCPPRPEALLDAVVEIQKMLWKEPALQPRHPDFKGILDE; from the coding sequence ATGGATTTGACGGCACAGAAGCTGATCGACCAGAATATGCTGGGCGATTCGGTCATCACGACGCGTATAGACGCCGTCATCGACTGGGGACGGCAGAGTTCGCTCTGGCCCTTCGTTTTCGGCACCGCCTGCTGCGCCATCGAATTCATGGCGACGGCCGCGAGCCGTTACGATATCGCCCGTTTCGGGGCGGAAGTGTTGCGTTTTTCGCCCCGCCACGCCGATTTGCTGGTTGTCGCCGGCACCGTCAGTTACAAGCAGGCACCCATTCTCAAGCAGATCTACGACCAGATGCCCGAGCCCCGCTGGGTCATCAGCATGGGGGCGTGCGCCTCATCCGGCGGCTTTTACGACAACTACACGACGTTGCAGGGTATCGATGAAATCGTGCCGGTCGATGTTTACATCGCCGGTTGCCCGCCGCGGCCCGAAGCGCTGCTCGATGCCGTCGTGGAGATTCAGAAGATGCTCTGGAAAGAGCCGGCGCTGCAGCCGCGCCACCCCGATTTCAAAGGCATTCTCGATGAGTGA
- a CDS encoding NADH-quinone oxidoreductase subunit A, with product MTGSLLLSSAIIAILVVGLPAVFHLTRYIGAKSDNVRKNEVYESGVRKTVKDPFDAFNVRFFLVGVVFLIFDVEVLYLFPWAVELRDLGWFGLMEMFVFMGLLVGGLVYVYRSRILRWI from the coding sequence ATGACAGGCTCTCTGCTGCTCTCATCCGCGATTATCGCCATATTGGTGGTCGGTTTGCCGGCGGTGTTTCATCTGACACGATATATCGGTGCCAAAAGCGACAATGTCCGCAAAAACGAAGTCTATGAAAGCGGTGTGCGAAAGACGGTCAAAGACCCCTTCGATGCGTTCAATGTCCGATTCTTTCTTGTAGGGGTCGTTTTCCTCATCTTCGACGTGGAGGTCCTCTATCTCTTTCCGTGGGCGGTCGAGCTTCGCGACCTGGGGTGGTTCGGACTCATGGAGATGTTCGTGTTCATGGGGCTGCTTGTCGGCGGCCTGGTCTATGTCTATAGATCGAGGATACTTCGATGGATTTGA
- a CDS encoding cupin domain-containing protein, translating into MAVAIHTGIMDEQVIRETLEKEGYFKIFKWCDSAGTHYGEHTHPHHEVRWILSGRLRIVEKGETLELMPGDRMESDADTPHSAYAPVDVCYICGSRN; encoded by the coding sequence ATGGCTGTGGCTATCCATACCGGTATCATGGACGAACAGGTGATACGCGAAACGTTGGAAAAAGAAGGGTATTTCAAGATCTTCAAATGGTGCGACAGCGCCGGCACGCATTACGGCGAGCATACCCACCCCCACCATGAGGTGCGCTGGATACTTTCAGGTCGGCTCCGTATTGTCGAAAAGGGCGAGACGCTCGAGCTGATGCCCGGAGACAGGATGGAAAGCGACGCCGACACTCCCCATTCCGCCTATGCGCCCGTAGATGTCTGTTACATCTGCGGCAGCAGAAATTAA
- the dtd gene encoding D-aminoacyl-tRNA deacylase, whose protein sequence is MIALVQRVSRSSVSVDGDEIARIGRGFTILLGVLKEDSESDINKLVPKLVHLRIFADEAGKMNRSILDVGGEALVVSQFTLAGSVKKGRRPSFDDAMPPKEAKRLYERFCETLETYVPVRTGEFGTMMDVEIHNDGPVTFIVDSKAL, encoded by the coding sequence GTGATTGCACTTGTGCAGAGGGTCAGCCGCTCCTCGGTAAGTGTCGATGGTGACGAAATCGCCCGTATCGGACGGGGATTCACCATTCTTCTTGGCGTTTTGAAGGAGGATAGCGAAAGCGATATAAACAAGCTTGTACCCAAGCTGGTCCACCTGCGTATTTTCGCCGACGAAGCGGGCAAAATGAACCGGAGTATTCTCGATGTCGGCGGCGAAGCGCTGGTGGTGAGCCAGTTCACTCTGGCTGGCAGCGTCAAAAAAGGACGACGCCCCAGTTTCGACGATGCGATGCCGCCCAAGGAGGCCAAACGGCTATATGAACGTTTTTGCGAAACCCTGGAAACGTATGTGCCGGTTCGCACAGGGGAGTTCGGCACCATGATGGATGTGGAGATCCACAACGACGGACCGGTTACGTTCATCGTCGATTCGAAGGCGTTGTGA
- a CDS encoding tRNA (cytidine(34)-2'-O)-methyltransferase: MLNIVLVEPKIAPNTGTIGRLCVNMGAKLHLIEPLGFEITDTRLKRAGLDYWHKLAPTIWPSLETFLQTHGDERLWLATTRTDRPWFEADYRPRDWLLFGSETSGLPEALLKRYEERCITIPMTPEGRSLNISIAVGIVAYEAVRQNFKTFKELM, from the coding sequence ATGCTCAACATCGTCCTTGTCGAACCCAAAATCGCACCCAACACCGGGACCATCGGACGCCTTTGCGTCAATATGGGAGCGAAACTCCATCTCATCGAGCCGCTCGGATTCGAAATCACCGATACTAGGCTGAAACGTGCGGGACTCGACTACTGGCACAAACTCGCACCCACCATCTGGCCCTCGCTGGAGACTTTTTTACAGACCCACGGTGACGAGCGGCTTTGGCTCGCCACCACCAGAACCGACCGCCCCTGGTTCGAGGCCGATTACCGTCCAAGAGATTGGCTGCTCTTTGGCAGTGAAACCTCCGGCTTGCCCGAAGCGTTGTTGAAACGCTACGAAGAGCGCTGCATCACGATTCCAATGACGCCGGAAGGGCGCAGCCTCAACATCTCCATCGCCGTAGGTATCGTCGCTTACGAAGCGGTACGACAGAATTTCAAAACTTTCAAGGAGCTTATGTGA
- a CDS encoding M48 family metallopeptidase — MKRLLMPFLLPLLLLIGCAKAPITGRTQIMMVTPQQEKAMGFQAEKEILKKEKLSTDQALIARVRRIGMRIAKATELNLDWKFYVIEKPDVANAFCLANGHVFIYTGILKYTDNDAQLATVMAHEIGHAIAHHVAEQVSMAMVTNIAATAAAIAIEHNVKSSTEEAAYMAALGLGANMGIVLPYSRMLESEADHIGLMLMAKACYDPRESIKFWKKFAKKGKEPIVYFSTHPSSAQRIEQLTELMPQAMKIYRQSGCEKSVSAADSPL; from the coding sequence ATGAAACGGTTATTGATGCCATTTTTGCTGCCCCTGCTGCTTTTGATCGGATGCGCCAAAGCGCCGATCACGGGCCGAACTCAGATTATGATGGTCACTCCCCAGCAGGAGAAGGCGATGGGTTTCCAGGCGGAGAAGGAGATTCTGAAAAAAGAGAAGCTCTCCACCGACCAGGCTCTGATCGCCCGTGTCCGACGTATCGGCATGCGTATCGCGAAAGCGACCGAACTGAATCTCGACTGGAAGTTCTATGTCATCGAAAAACCTGATGTCGCCAACGCTTTCTGTCTTGCCAACGGCCATGTTTTCATCTATACCGGCATTTTAAAGTATACCGACAACGATGCCCAACTCGCCACTGTCATGGCCCACGAGATCGGCCACGCCATCGCCCATCATGTCGCCGAGCAGGTGAGCATGGCGATGGTCACCAACATTGCGGCGACGGCGGCGGCTATCGCCATTGAGCACAATGTCAAATCGAGTACCGAAGAGGCGGCTTATATGGCGGCATTGGGACTTGGCGCCAACATGGGCATCGTGCTTCCCTATTCGAGGATGCTCGAATCGGAAGCCGACCATATCGGCCTGATGCTGATGGCCAAAGCGTGCTACGACCCCCGTGAATCGATCAAATTCTGGAAAAAGTTCGCCAAAAAAGGGAAGGAGCCCATCGTCTACTTCTCGACACACCCCTCTTCCGCCCAGCGCATCGAGCAGCTGACAGAGCTGATGCCGCAGGCGATGAAAATCTACCGTCAAAGCGGCTGTGAAAAGAGTGTATCGGCTGCCGATTCGCCACTTTGA